Proteins encoded by one window of Roseibium sp. Sym1:
- a CDS encoding phosphatase PAP2 family protein, whose translation MKPIRPVYHNLKRRLGNMAKWSTGHPMPAVGLLVCLVSLFFLAFPETDLRASGLFYYGDAGFAAQDVDFLRKVRHLGPFLVRVIAVSCVAVLLLKLFIPGRPPILPLRQPLFLLSTLILGPGVLVNLVLKNNWGRPRPRSVEEFGGDLPFQPVWKITDHCDSNCSFVSGEASAAMWLLAIVFLLPASWRKAALAFLIPLGLILSVNRVAFGGHFLSDTLISWGLTLLVILTVYRLLYIRQPPLVSDRQLDEWFTRRGRALQRLLAGAGRRLRGAARVFSQH comes from the coding sequence ATGAAGCCGATCCGTCCCGTTTATCATAATCTGAAGCGCCGTCTTGGCAACATGGCCAAGTGGTCAACCGGCCATCCCATGCCCGCGGTCGGCCTACTGGTCTGTCTGGTCTCGCTGTTTTTTCTCGCCTTTCCGGAAACGGATCTGCGGGCCAGCGGGCTGTTCTACTACGGGGACGCGGGGTTTGCGGCGCAGGATGTCGACTTCCTGCGCAAGGTCCGGCATCTCGGGCCGTTTCTCGTTCGCGTCATCGCCGTTTCCTGCGTTGCGGTCCTGCTCTTGAAGCTTTTCATACCGGGGCGTCCACCGATCCTGCCGCTCAGACAACCACTGTTCCTGCTGTCGACGCTTATCCTGGGACCGGGTGTATTGGTGAACCTGGTGCTGAAGAACAACTGGGGACGGCCCAGGCCTCGCTCCGTCGAGGAATTCGGCGGCGACCTGCCGTTCCAGCCGGTCTGGAAGATCACCGATCACTGCGACAGCAACTGTTCCTTTGTTTCCGGGGAGGCGTCCGCGGCCATGTGGCTGCTGGCCATCGTGTTCCTGCTGCCGGCGAGCTGGCGCAAGGCCGCGCTGGCCTTCCTGATTCCACTCGGACTGATCCTGTCGGTCAACCGGGTCGCATTCGGCGGTCATTTCCTGTCCGACACCCTGATTTCCTGGGGGCTGACGCTGCTTGTCATTCTCACCGTCTACCGGCTGCTCTACATCAGGCAACCGCCGCTGGTGAGCGACCGACAGCTAGATGAATGGTTCACCAGGCGCGGGCGGGCCTTGCAGCGGCTTCTGGCCGGAGCCGGGCGCCGCCTTCGTGGCGCGGCACGGGTGTTCTCGCAACACTGA
- a CDS encoding ATP-binding response regulator, with protein MADRDEDGVKLALLAHDLRTPLAAMRLTAELIGKGPLNGTQSEQLSILIRSIDALTQMTGDLVAEAGPGTAPEGAPSRVDVVVGEVTDLFQIAANAKGLTLELQVGEGGRDLWTGKSAALRRVLTTLLDNAVKYTATGGVHVELTGYEAGDAEHGDAARARLSVTDSGPGIDPEEGARLFRPFVRGRHGRETGAGSGLGLWGTELLVEDMNGHLTLERPERGGSRFVVDFPVAREGEALPASSGSTPAEQPVSALPPMHVLVVDDNETNCRLLSALLESFGITADVARSGEQAIALAEKGRYDAALLDLHMPEMSGVETAEQLRVFRSERELPLIAVTAALESAGDHRLEEAGFQHMLTKPLSPADLYAAMQLVHRLKRQ; from the coding sequence ATGGCGGATCGGGACGAGGACGGTGTCAAGCTTGCGCTGCTGGCCCACGATCTGAGAACGCCGCTTGCGGCCATGCGGCTGACCGCCGAGCTCATCGGCAAGGGGCCGCTCAACGGAACCCAGAGCGAACAGCTGTCGATCCTGATCCGCTCCATCGATGCACTGACGCAGATGACCGGCGACCTTGTCGCGGAAGCAGGGCCGGGCACCGCGCCGGAGGGGGCTCCGAGCCGGGTTGACGTCGTCGTCGGAGAAGTCACCGACCTGTTTCAGATCGCGGCGAACGCCAAGGGCCTCACGCTCGAGCTGCAGGTCGGCGAAGGCGGACGGGACCTTTGGACAGGCAAGTCGGCCGCGCTGCGGCGCGTGTTGACCACGCTCCTGGACAATGCTGTCAAATACACCGCGACCGGCGGTGTCCATGTGGAGTTGACCGGCTATGAGGCGGGGGACGCGGAACACGGTGACGCGGCCCGGGCGAGACTCTCGGTCACGGACAGCGGACCGGGCATAGACCCGGAGGAAGGCGCCCGGTTGTTCCGTCCTTTCGTGCGTGGCCGCCACGGCCGCGAAACGGGGGCGGGCAGCGGGCTGGGGCTCTGGGGCACCGAACTTCTGGTCGAGGACATGAACGGGCATCTCACGCTTGAGCGGCCCGAGCGCGGGGGCAGCCGTTTCGTGGTTGATTTCCCCGTTGCAAGGGAAGGCGAGGCCTTGCCGGCTTCCTCCGGAAGCACGCCTGCAGAACAGCCTGTTTCCGCGCTGCCGCCGATGCATGTGCTTGTGGTCGACGACAATGAGACCAATTGCAGGCTGCTCTCGGCTCTGCTGGAGTCCTTTGGCATTACAGCCGATGTCGCCCGGTCCGGTGAACAGGCAATCGCACTGGCGGAAAAGGGCCGCTACGATGCGGCGCTCCTGGATCTGCACATGCCGGAAATGAGTGGTGTGGAGACGGCCGAGCAGTTGCGGGTATTCCGCAGCGAGCGCGAGCTTCCCCTGATTGCGGTCACGGCAGCGTTGGAATCCGCCGGCGATCACCGGCTCGAGGAGGCCGGGTTCCAGCACATGCTTACCAAACCGCTGTCGCCGGCCGATCTCTATGCTGCCATGCAGCTGGTTCACCGGCTGAAGCGGCAGTAG
- a CDS encoding 2-hydroxychromene-2-carboxylate isomerase, protein MRIETLARDREVSIVWRPFLLGPIFKKNGWSTSPFNLYQAKGSYMLRDMERLCEGYGLPFSLPVPFPQQSLLAARVAHAGRDQSWIGAFTRAVFIAEFAQGLDISDEALMADLLLEAGAPAKSTLAAAHSRETKIGLRAAVTDAEERGIFGAPSFVLADGELYWGDDRLEHAIEAAARLSG, encoded by the coding sequence ATGCGCATCGAAACGCTGGCCCGGGATCGGGAGGTCTCGATCGTCTGGCGTCCATTTCTGCTGGGGCCGATTTTCAAGAAAAACGGTTGGTCCACCTCGCCCTTCAATCTCTACCAGGCCAAGGGCAGCTACATGCTGCGTGACATGGAACGGCTCTGCGAGGGTTATGGTCTGCCCTTCTCCCTGCCCGTTCCGTTCCCGCAACAGAGCCTCCTGGCCGCCCGCGTCGCCCATGCGGGCCGCGACCAGTCCTGGATCGGAGCATTCACCCGCGCCGTCTTCATTGCCGAGTTCGCGCAGGGACTGGACATTTCCGACGAGGCGCTGATGGCCGACTTGCTGCTGGAAGCCGGAGCCCCGGCCAAGAGCACACTGGCCGCTGCGCATTCCAGGGAAACCAAGATCGGCCTGCGCGCGGCGGTAACGGACGCCGAAGAGCGCGGCATTTTCGGCGCGCCGAGTTTTGTCCTTGCAGACGGAGAACTTTACTGGGGCGACGACCGGCTCGAACACGCGATCGAGGCCGCGGCGAGGTTGTCGGGCTGA
- a CDS encoding AEC family transporter has translation MLAQTFTIVAPVFVLIGIGYALAKFKVLKESASEALGQFVYVVAIPILVFRTLIGADLSTGLPVALWVTYFLGVGIAFALGTLVIRKGFARDARAGAIGGISAAFANTIMVGLPLISAVYGDDGLVPLLLIISIHLAVMTVGMAVIMERAAAVDSGTATPPFAQMAVGALRTVFMNPLVITIIIAFAWRMTGLELPEIGADVLNRIAATALPLALLSLGMSLVQYGMRGNVVPGLLLGVIKIFVLPAAVFVIGDFVFRLPPLWTAVATLTASCPTGVNAYVFANRYGTGHAMSANAITTTTLSAIVTTSLWIWFLDAWFGLSLP, from the coding sequence ATGCTTGCGCAAACCTTCACGATTGTCGCTCCCGTTTTCGTCCTGATCGGCATCGGCTATGCGCTCGCCAAGTTCAAGGTGCTCAAGGAAAGCGCCAGCGAGGCGCTCGGCCAGTTTGTCTATGTGGTCGCCATTCCGATCCTGGTCTTCCGGACCCTGATCGGCGCGGACCTGTCAACGGGGTTGCCCGTTGCGCTCTGGGTAACCTATTTCCTCGGCGTCGGCATTGCTTTTGCGCTCGGCACGCTGGTCATCCGGAAAGGCTTTGCGCGCGATGCCCGTGCCGGCGCCATCGGCGGCATCTCGGCCGCGTTCGCCAACACGATCATGGTCGGACTGCCGCTCATCTCGGCGGTCTACGGCGACGACGGCCTTGTCCCCCTGCTCCTGATCATCTCGATCCATCTGGCCGTCATGACCGTGGGGATGGCCGTGATCATGGAGCGCGCGGCGGCGGTCGACAGCGGCACCGCCACCCCGCCTTTCGCGCAGATGGCCGTCGGCGCGCTGCGCACCGTCTTCATGAACCCGCTTGTGATCACGATCATCATCGCTTTTGCCTGGCGGATGACCGGACTTGAACTTCCGGAGATCGGAGCGGACGTGCTGAACCGGATCGCCGCCACGGCCCTGCCCCTGGCACTGCTCTCGCTCGGAATGAGCCTCGTGCAATACGGCATGCGCGGCAATGTCGTGCCGGGGCTCCTGCTCGGCGTGATCAAGATCTTCGTGTTGCCGGCCGCCGTCTTCGTGATCGGTGACTTTGTCTTCCGGCTGCCGCCGCTCTGGACCGCCGTCGCCACCCTGACGGCAAGCTGCCCGACCGGCGTCAACGCCTACGTCTTCGCCAACCGCTACGGGACAGGGCATGCCATGTCCGCCAACGCGATCACCACCACGACCTTGAGCGCGATCGTGACGACCAGCCTCTGGATATGGTTTCTGGACGCCTGGTTCGGCCTGAGCCTACCCTAG